The proteins below are encoded in one region of Deinococcus seoulensis:
- a CDS encoding trans-sulfuration enzyme family protein: MSQSNPDAPGEPAAPVKYDLTTLAARAGEEARPNRAAALVEPIYQSTVYAFADLDDLDRAMSGEDPASFYYRNGTPNAATLERALATLEGTGAALVAGSGMAAISAALLGVLKAGDHVITDARVYGVTYALLAEEFPRLGIEVSFVDACDLNEVEDAFRPNTRVVHVESLTNPLLTVPDVPALARLAHERGALLSVDNTFASPAVFRPAEHGADLVTHSVSKYLSGHSTAFGGVLCASPELVALARTRLLRLGGTISAFDAWMTMQGLKTLGLRMRAHSGNAQAVADVLVNHPRVKAVYHPGLSDHPQFHLAMDLFPQGFGGMLSADIEDAPRFVKALAGRIPLAPSLADVITTLSWPWGTSHRPLPEPERRRLGITPNLLRLSIGIEDIGDLLGDFEAALDA, encoded by the coding sequence GTGAGCCAATCCAATCCCGATGCCCCCGGCGAACCCGCTGCGCCCGTGAAGTACGACCTGACTACCCTGGCCGCCCGCGCGGGCGAGGAGGCCCGCCCGAACCGCGCGGCCGCGCTGGTGGAACCCATCTACCAGAGCACCGTGTACGCCTTTGCGGATCTGGACGACCTGGACCGTGCCATGAGCGGCGAGGACCCCGCCAGCTTCTACTACCGCAACGGCACCCCGAACGCCGCGACCCTGGAACGCGCCCTGGCGACCCTGGAAGGCACCGGGGCGGCGCTGGTGGCCGGGAGTGGCATGGCGGCCATCAGCGCCGCGCTGCTGGGCGTCCTGAAGGCCGGGGATCACGTGATCACGGACGCCCGCGTGTACGGCGTGACGTACGCGCTGCTGGCCGAGGAGTTCCCCCGCCTGGGCATAGAGGTGTCCTTCGTGGACGCCTGCGACCTGAACGAGGTCGAGGACGCCTTCCGGCCGAACACCCGCGTGGTGCACGTGGAGAGCCTCACGAACCCGCTGCTGACCGTGCCGGACGTGCCCGCCCTGGCCCGCCTTGCTCATGAACGCGGCGCGCTGCTGAGCGTGGACAACACCTTCGCCAGTCCGGCCGTGTTCCGCCCGGCCGAGCACGGCGCGGATCTGGTGACGCACTCGGTCAGCAAGTACCTCAGCGGGCACTCCACGGCGTTCGGGGGCGTGCTGTGCGCCTCGCCGGAACTGGTCGCGCTGGCCCGCACGCGCCTGCTGCGGCTGGGCGGCACGATCAGCGCGTTCGACGCCTGGATGACCATGCAGGGCCTCAAGACGCTGGGCCTGCGCATGCGCGCCCACAGCGGCAACGCGCAGGCGGTCGCGGACGTGCTGGTCAACCACCCGCGCGTGAAGGCCGTATACCACCCGGGCCTGAGTGACCACCCGCAGTTCCACCTCGCCATGGACCTGTTCCCGCAGGGCTTCGGCGGCATGCTGAGTGCCGACATCGAGGACGCGCCCCGTTTCGTGAAGGCGCTGGCCGGGCGGATTCCGCTGGCGCCCTCGCTGGCGGACGTGATCACCACGCTGTCCTGGCCGTGGGGTACCTCGCACCGCCCGCTGCCGGAACCCGAACGCCGCCGCCTGGGCATCACGCCGAACCTGCTGCGCCTGAGTATCGGCATCGAGGACATCGGCGACCTGCTGGGCGACTTCGAGGCCGCGCTGGACGCGTAA